A DNA window from Impatiens glandulifera chromosome 7, dImpGla2.1, whole genome shotgun sequence contains the following coding sequences:
- the LOC124945939 gene encoding uncharacterized protein LOC124945939: MIDDLNVFSSLDKDQDCEAALVEDMKRIPLSEMDSTMDEDEVRNRNELFSDKNNQPEMMVCYQENSYVIKDICIDEGIPKDKISGDDKNDDCESRIEKKIDIHILISKRDNEEIGENESCNASNTEKQKSIEDFNLNGNADELEYNQVPILKENLGSVTPAEDQLEMEKTFTNPDSNSKRSPTYGGNSRRHEEGGLDISNGESSFGPVSGLITYSGPISYAGSISIRSDSSTTSARSFAFPVLQCEWNSSPVRMVKADRRHYRRHRGWWKHGLLCCRF; encoded by the exons ATGATAGATGATCTGAATGTTTTCAGTAGCTTAGATAAAGACCAAGATTGTGAAGCTGCTTTGGTAGAAGATATGAAAAG GATTCCATTGTCTGAAATGGATTCAACTatggatgaagatgaagttaGGAACCGTAATGAATTGTTTTCTGATAAGAACAATCAACCCGAGATGATGGTTTGCTATCAAGAGAATTCCTATGTTATCAAGGACATTTGCATCGACGAAGGAATTCCCAAGGACAAGATTTCGGGCGATGATAAGAATGATGACTGTGAATCCAGGATTGAGAAGAAAATCGACATACACATACTCATTTCTAAGCGAGATAATGAAGAGATTGGTGAAAATGAGTCTTGCAATGCTTCGAATACGGAGAAGCAGAAATCGATAGAAGATTTCAACTTGAATGGAAATGCTGATGAACTGGAATATAATCAG GTTCCgattttgaaagaaaatttgGGCAGTGTTACTCCAGCCGAAGACCAGTTGGAGATGGAGAAGACATTTACCAATCCTGATTCAAACTCAAAACGTTCACCAACCTATGGTGGGAACTCGAGAAGGCACGAAGAAGGCGGTTTGGACATTTCCAATGGTGAATCGAGTTTTGGTCCTGTTTCAGGGCTGATAACTTATTCAGGGCCAATTTCATATGCTGGTAGTATTTCAATTCGATCGGATAGCAGCACAACTAGCGCCAGATCTTTTGCTTTCCCAGt ATTGCAATGTGAATGGAATAGCAGTCCAGTGAGAATGGTTAAAGCTGATAGAAGACATTACAGAAGGCATAGGGGATGGTGGAAGCATGGTCTACTTTGCTGTAGATTTTGA